Proteins from a genomic interval of Kitasatospora herbaricolor:
- a CDS encoding bifunctional DNA primase/polymerase, whose translation MDIWTYESVEYVTVAGEAWLASASEYPRSMRALWQSRPWAPSVLPCGRAFDVISMPSLFGRKVLDELWTSGPGCGPVASHRGRILLFAQPGAAPRLRTLLAWEEWARDVPPLLCHGQGDAVTVPPVQRMVNTPDSPGLGAGRWIVAPDTREPWLPGAAVLLWACVRVSRGPGAGPPPHPGAAGPAGGSPRTRRREPRQSDRRPGAHLQPIPSA comes from the coding sequence GTGGACATCTGGACGTATGAATCGGTGGAGTACGTCACCGTGGCCGGGGAGGCCTGGCTGGCCTCCGCCAGTGAGTACCCGCGCAGCATGCGCGCCCTGTGGCAGTCGCGCCCCTGGGCGCCCTCGGTCCTGCCCTGCGGCCGGGCCTTCGACGTGATCAGCATGCCGTCGCTGTTCGGCCGCAAGGTGCTGGACGAACTGTGGACCTCCGGCCCCGGCTGCGGCCCGGTGGCGAGCCACCGCGGACGGATCCTCCTGTTCGCGCAGCCGGGCGCCGCCCCGCGCCTGCGCACCCTGCTGGCCTGGGAGGAGTGGGCCAGGGACGTGCCGCCGCTGCTCTGCCACGGGCAGGGCGACGCGGTGACCGTGCCGCCCGTGCAGCGGATGGTGAACACGCCCGACTCCCCCGGGCTGGGGGCGGGCCGGTGGATCGTCGCCCCGGACACCCGGGAGCCGTGGCTGCCGGGCGCCGCCGTGCTGCTCTGGGCCTGCGTCCGGGTGTCGCGGGGGCCCGGCGCCGGGCCGCCGCCCCACCCCGGGGCGGCCGGCCCGGCCGGGGGATCCCCGCGGACCCGGCGGCGCGAGCCCCGGCAGAGCGACCGGCGGCCCGGCGCCCACCTCCAGCCGATCCCGTCCGCCTGA
- a CDS encoding DUF3291 domain-containing protein, with product MPTLPWITPNPPRPGVRVLVMASRLEVRTLRDVPRFFLKAMSAWRQVRRAPGAVGASLVAEPLRRTFWTLSAWEDRDTLNAYVRAEPHYSIMTSLRPVMKDSSFTFWEGSVEELPISWAEARRRLAEQA from the coding sequence GAACCCGCCCCGGCCCGGCGTGCGGGTGCTGGTGATGGCCTCCCGCCTGGAGGTCCGCACCCTGCGCGACGTGCCCCGGTTCTTCCTGAAGGCGATGTCCGCCTGGCGACAGGTCCGCCGGGCTCCCGGCGCCGTCGGGGCCTCGTTGGTCGCGGAGCCGCTCCGCAGGACCTTCTGGACCCTCTCGGCCTGGGAGGACCGTGACACCCTGAACGCCTACGTCCGGGCCGAACCGCACTACTCGATCATGACCTCGCTGCGGCCGGTCATGAAGGACTCGTCCTTCACCTTCTGGGAGGGGTCGGTCGAGGAGCTCCCGATCAGCTGGGCCGAGGCCAGGCGCCGTCTCGCGGAGCAGGCCTGA